One Acidobacteriota bacterium genomic window, ATCTCCGGAATGCGGAACGAGCCGCCAATCTCGATCAGCTCGCCGCGCGAGACGATCACTTCGCCGCCTTCGCCAAGCGCGTTCAACACCAGCAGCACGGCGGCGGCGTTGTTGTTGACAGCGATAGCGGCTTCCGCGCCGATCAGCTCAGCCGCACCGGTGAGATGCACGTCGCGCTCGCCGCGGCGGCCTGCGGCGACATCGTACTCGAGATTGGAATACTGCGTGGCGATCTCGGTGGCGTGCGCCATGGCTTCATGCGAGAGCGGCGCGCGGCCCAGATTGGTGTGCAGCACGACGCCGGTGGCGTTGATGACCGGCGTGAGCGAATAGGTCAGCGCGCGGGCCACGGCGGCCTCGGTGCGCGCTTCGATGGCCTCTGAAGTAAGCGCACCTTGCCAGGTCTTCGCCAGTATCTCCTGGCGAATGGCGGTCAGCACGCCGCGCAGATGGCTGGTCAAAAAACGGCGCCCCACACGCTCGCCGAGTAACTCCAGCGCGGGCCGGTTCAGCAGCTCCTCAACAGCCGGAATCTGCCGCAGCAGCGCGCTGGACGCATCTCCCGCGGTGCGCGGTGCGGTGCGCGGAGCGGCGGCCTTCGCCCCTTTCTTAATGGGCTTCTTGATGGGAGCTTTGGGAATGGCGGAAACTCCATTGTCTTGGCTGAAATAAGTTTCCAGAATAGCATAGCAAGGTCGTTCTGCTTAGAGATCCCATGCCAGCGCACCGTCGGACGGAGTACTCCCCGGCGCCATACCCGCGACCCGGCCATATGCTATACTTCTCCACTAACCTGCCGTCAGGCCAGCCGTCAGGGCCAGGACTACCATTGGGCACAACGAGGCACCGCGCATGGCCGTGGAAGAAGATCTCGACAAGCTGGAAGACAATATCCGCAGGCTCAAGATCGAGTATGAGGCCTACTTCAATGGCGGGCAGCCGCGTCCCCCCAATGACACGCAGTGGCGCGTGGAAAACACCATGAAACGATTGGCCGACGGCGTCAGCCGGCTGAGTTTCGCGCAACGCTTCCGTTACACCACGTTGCAGCAGCGCTTTGGAATGTATTCCGAGCTGTGGCGGCGCCGCCTGAAGGATCGCGAGGAAGGGCCGCGGCGCACTTCGATGGACATCAAGGCGGAGCAGAAGCGCGAGAAAATCAAGGCCCCGCGCGCGTTTCGCGTGAACTGGAGCGATCCAGCGGCGGAGCCACAGAAGGTGGATGAACTATTCTCCGCTTTCATTGAGGCCAAGAAGAAGGTCGGCGAGGCAACGGACAATGTGGCCGCCGAAGCCTTCAAGAATTTCGTGGTGCAGAAGACCGAGCAGTTGAAACGGGAGCAGCACTGCGAGCAGGTGGAGTACAGCGTGGAAGTGGAGAACGGTCAGGTGCGCCTGAAAGCCAAAGGCAAGTAGCCGCAAGCGTGTATTCGTATCCGCAAAATTTATTGAGGAGCGCAATAAATTGCGATCCGGTTCCCCGTCAGGGCACGACTTCAGTCGTGCCGTAAGCGCCGCAAAATCAATGCGGCTTTAGCCACTGAGGTGGGTTCGTTATCGGCTTTGTTTGCGGGCCTTGCGACGATTGTCCCTCAGCGGCTGAAGCCGGGTATGGTGACTTCTGAACGGCACGACTGAAGTCGTGCCGTGACGGGGAACTGCCGCGCTATATTGTGCGATCATTAATATTTCAGCAATTCCATACTTATCAACAGGGAGTACAAATCAGTGAGCAAGATCGGGCGCGCGCTAATCAGTGTGAGTGACAAGACAGGCATCGTGGAGTTCGGCGTGGGGCTGCACAAGCTGGGCGTGGAGATCATCTCCACCGGCGGCACGGCCAAGATGCTGCGCGATGCGGGCATAAGCGTGAAGGATGTCTCTGAAATTACCGGCATGCCGGAGATGCTCGACGGGCGCGTGAAGACGCTGCACCCGGCCGTTCATGGCGGCATCCTGGGGCGGCGCAGCGAGGCGGCGCATGTCGAGACGCTGGCCAAAATGAAGATCGACTGGATCGACATGGTGGTGGTGAATCTCTATCCCTTCGAGGCCGTCGCCGCCAAGGGCACGGCCAGCTTCGAGGAGCTGATTGAGAACATCGACATCGGCGGGCCAACCATGATCCGCTCGGCGGCCAAGAATTTTCACGACGTGGCCGTGGTCACCGATGCGGAGGACTACGCCGCGCTGCTGACCGAGATGCAGGGCGCGGGTGGAGCGCTATCACTGGCGACCAAGTGGCGCCTGGCGCAAAAGGCGTTTGCGCGCACCGGGAAGTATGATTCGGCCATCACCAACGTCATCAGCTTACTTGACTCGGCAGGCAAATGTTCGGCTGAAACCGAAAAATTCCCGAACGATATGACATTGCGCTTCGAGAAGCTGGCCACGCTGCGCTACGGCGAGAATCCGCATCAGTCGGCGGCGGTGTATGCCACGGCGGGCAATTTGAAAAGCGGGCTGGCGCGGGCGCGGCAGTTGCAGGGCAAGGAATTGTCCTTCAACAATCTGGTGGATCTGGAAGCCGCGTGGAACCTGGTGCAGGAGTTCAGCGGGCCGGCGGCGGCGGTAATCAAGCACACCAACCCCTGTGGCTGCGCCATGCAGGCGACTCAGGTGGAGGCGTATCTAAAGGCTTATGAGGCCGACCCTATCTCGGCCTACGGCGGCGTGCTGGGATTCAATCGCCCGCTCGACGGCGCGACGGCGGAAGAAGTAGCCAAGCTGTTCGTCGAAGCGATTGTCGCGCCGGGATTCACGCCGGAAGCGCTACAGCGGCTGGGTAGCAAAAAGAATTTGCGACTGGTGGAAGTGGATACCACCGCGTCGCTCGCGGGTGAACTGCATCTGGAACAGATCAGCGGCGGCGTGCTGGTGCAGGACAAAGACCGCCATGTGCTGAAGGCTTCCGACCTGAAGTGCGTCACCAAGGCACAGCCTAGCCCCGAGCAGATCGAGAGCATGTTGTTTGCCTGGAACGTGTGCAAGCACGTGAAGTCGAACGCCATCGTCTACGTGCGCGGCACGCAACTGCTCAGCACCGGCGCGGGACAGATGAGCCGCGTGGACTCGGTGAAGTTCGGCGCGGCCAAGGCGCAACTGCCGCTGGCCGGATGCGTGCTCGCCTCCGACGCCTTCTTCCCGTTTACGGATGGCATCGAGGAAGGCGCCAAGGCCGGCGCGGTGGCCTTCATCCAGCCGGGCGGTTCCATCCGCGACGAAGACGCCATCGCCGCCTGCGACAAGCTGGGCGCGACGATGGTCTTCACCGGCGTGCGCCACTTCCGGCATTAAGTGGCGGCACTAACGGCTATTGCTATTTAGCCCGAATCGCCGCTGGCGGTTTTGTCAAAGCCCTCAGATGAGGTATGCTCCGCCCATGGCAATTAACCTGCCTCTAAAAGAGATGACTCTTGAGGAGAAGCTTGCGGTCATGGAGTTGCTCTGGGCGGACATCGCCCCAGCGGACTTTGAGTCACCCTCCTGGCACCAAGACATCCTTGATGAGCGCCGCCAGCGAATCGCCGCGGGAAAAGCGCAATTCGCGGATTGGGAGACGGCCAAGGCGGAGATCCGCAAAAGGCTTCCGTGAAAATCCGGATACTGGATGAGGCCCACGAGGATTTAATCGCGGCCGGCCGCTTCTACGAAGAGCGAGAGTTTGGCCTCGGATCGTATTTCCTGGATTGCCTGTTTTCAGACATTGATTCGCTGCTTCAATACGCGGGAATTCATCCAGTCGTTCGCGAATATCACCGTGGCCTGTCCAAGCGCTTTCCTTTTGCCGTCTAATACGACGTGGCGGGAGAAGTGATTCGAGTGCATGCCGTATTGGATTGTCGCCGGAATCCATCGTGGATCAGAAAACGGCTAAAGGAAGGCGGCTAACCAGCCGCTACAGACCGATAGCGCTCCGGCCCCCCCCCCCGACAACTCCGCCGCGCGTCACTCGCCCTGTGCCAGACGCACGACGGCGCCGGTTAGGTTTTTCGCGCCGCCCTTAAGATTCTCCGCGCTGAAAGACAAGTACAGCTCGTGGTCGGTGACGGACAGGCTGAAGGCGACCCGTCGCTGCAAACGCGCAACGAACGCGCTGACCATCGCGCGATCCAGGGCATACAATTCCAGCGCCTCGGCGCGGAAGATTTTCTCGCCCGTAAGCTGCTTCAGAAACACCGTCGGATCCTTGTGCGTATAAACGGCGACGCGGTCCGCGGCCTTCGAGGCTTTATGCAGACGCGCCGCATCCGGCGTACCAATCTCAATCCACGTCTTGATTCTGCCGGTCAGATCGCGCACGGCGATGGTCGGCTCGTCCGGGTCCGACACGCCACGCGAAAACTCGATGCCCTCGGTGTATTCCAGCAGATACGCGAGCAAACGCGCCACCAGATACTCATCGCTTTCCGAAGGGTGCTGCGCCACGCGCAGCGCCAGCGACTCATAGACCGCGCGGTCCGTATCAGCGAGCTCGATGTCGAAGTTATAAATGGTTGCAGTGAGCGCCATGTGATTGGTCCATTGTGCGGCATGGTCTGCTCAACATACAACTTCCAGCCAAGGTCTGCTTGGGAAGGATGTTGGTCGAGGTTCGAGACAAGATTGGCAGATCACTACCCCGGGAGCCGATACGCATCCACGGTCGATTCAAAGCGGCATTTAATCGGCCACTAACTGGCGGACTCTTTTGGGAGAGGCGGTGGTGACGTTTCCCGTTGTGCCCATCGAGACGTTGCCCGCCTCGTCGTAGGCCAGCACCTTGACGTAGTATTTCGTGGAGGGATTGAGCTGATTCAGCGATGCATTTAGCACAGCGCCAACATAGGCGCGACTGTATGCCGGGAGTGGGTTGGAAAAGTTTGAGTTCACCGACGCCAAAATTCGGTAACCGAGTACTCCAACGCTATCCGTAGCGGCAGTCCATGCGACATTGATCTGATTGGAGCCTGCCGCCGATAAGACCAGGTTGGAGGGGCCGACCGGTGGCGCCGTGTCGGATGGAGGCTGTAGGGTGGATGTGTCGACGGCTTCAAAATCGCTCCCGTGTATCTGTTTCAGGTGATCGATATCGGCATCATCCCAATTGGGGTTCGGAGCCCCGGACAGGAACCAGTTGCCCCCGTTATCGGCCACCATCATCCCATACGTTTTCAGCGCCTGCAGGATGATCTTTGCCTGCGGAGAAAAACTGGAAATGTTGACGGAGGATTTGAGCCGGAAGCGTTGCCCCATCGCCGGCACGTTGGGACTCGTGCTACTGCCGGCTTCGTGTTAAGCAGGGTAGATGTAAGCCTCTCGCGTGGTCACCGCCGTGAAGCGCAGTGCATGATTAATAGCTCCACACTGGACCTCCTCGTAGCGGGCCAACCCGGCCAGAATGGACAGTCCCGCGGCATCCGCCGAAGTCCAATCAAGCGGACGCTGGAAGTTCGTCATGGTGTCAAATATTGCTCCACTCGCTGCATTCCAGCTGGAGACTTGAGGAAAGGAGAAGAACATTTCATATAGGAATCGATTGCTGGAATTAAACGCCAATACATGGCGGTCGCCGGGAGAACTGGAGCCGCCTTCGATGGGCGCATTCAATGGAATGGGATAGGGGCCTGGATCGCTCTCATTGCCAAACGCCGTATAATTCACGGGAAGGTACGGCTGGCTTCCGTCCACCACGATGAATGGAATCCCCCATGGCGCGCCTTCAAAGACAGTTCCAAAATCAGGATGCAGGCTTCCCCCCGTCCCGATGGAGGCGACCAGATTGGCCGAATTGCCATGAACAGGCAGTCCGGCAATGGCAGTGTTCCAGGAATTTCCGGATGGAAATATCTGGCCAACGGGATCCCCGGGGCAAGCGGCGCTGGCTGCCACATTGCCAGCCTGAGTGATCGGCGGAGAACCCGACACACCTGCGGCCATCACGTGATCAAAACGATTGGGGTGTGCCAAAACGAGAACGACCCCGAGAAGGGATAATGAGAAGAAAATTTTTGATCGGAACCGCGGTTCCATCCGAATCTCCCTTTTCGAACCCTTTGTCGAACTCTATGTCGAATCCCTTGTCGGAACGAATTCATCCTGAACATTTATTCTGGTCCGGGCGCATGGAAGATCAAAGGCCCATATTCATTTGTGCCGTCGAATGATACGAATCTGCTACTTGATGGCATCTTCCCGAATCGCTCTCCACCAATGGGTTTGCTGGTGTTAGCTCCCGTGTAGTGCGCATTAGGACACAGGATTCGTTCACCCTGCTCGATTCCACCCGCGCATTTCGACGATGTGTTTAAGGTATACTGAGGGCAGCACTTCTAAGCGCTCCACCGGTCAGATGGACGAAGTGGTCTGGCGGAATTTATCGCTTTGTAGAAGTAAGAAGGATAGCCCCATGCCCTTGGCGAGCCGCTGGTTGTTCCGCTCCCGTTTTGCCCGAACCAACAAGGCGCTGACGTTCTTGTTGGCGCAGTCCCTGGCGCTGCCCATCGTGCTGGAGATTTTACCCGCTCCGGTCTCATTCGTTTCCATTGCTTCAGCACAACAGTCTGGGACGGCGTCGCCAGAAGGTGGCACCGACAAGTCCAAGGCTTACTATCATTATTCGCTTGGGCATCTCTATTACGAGCGCGGGATGATGGGCAACCGGCAGGACTTACTGAATCAGGCTATTGACGAATATGAAGAAGCGCTGAAGTTCGATCCCACTTCCAGTTATCTGAGTATGGAGCTGGCTGACCTTTACGCCAGCACGGGACGCTGGCGCAGCGCGTTGCAACAGATTGAAGACACCGTCGAGAAGAATCCCGCCGACACCGCCGCGCGCGGCCTACTGGGGCGCCTCTATGTGCGCCTGCTCAGCAACCCGCGCACCCCCGCGCCGCCGGAGATCAAGGATCGCGCGATACAAAGTTTCGAGCAAATCACCGCCGCCAATCCTTCCGACGTGGACTCGCATCTGGTGCTAGCTCAGATCTACCGCGCCAACAACAACTCGGCTAAGGCCGAGGAGACGCTCAAGAAAATTCTTGCCCTGAATTCAGATTCCTCCGATGCCAACAGGCAGCTCGCGCTGCTCTACTTCGACATTGGAGACTACCGCTCGACGATCGACCTGCTCATTAAGCTCACCGCGGACGATGATGATCCCGAGTTGCTGCGGACCTTGGCCGTTTCTTACGAGCAAGTGCGCGACTATCCGGCGGCAGCGCAGGTCTATGCGCGCGCGTTGCAGAGCGACCCTGATAATCCAGCGTTCCGCAAGGGCCTGGCCGAGAGTCTGTTGTTCAGCCGCCAATACGATCAGGCGCTCGAGCAGTTTCAGGGGCTCGCGGAAGAAGATCCGCGCGATCCGGAAGCCCATGTGCGGCTGAGTCAGGTTTATCGCGCGCAGGGCAAGTACGCCGAGGCGCGCGCGAGCCTGGTCAAGGCCGCCGAGCTGGCACCGGACAATTTGGAGATTCGCTACAACCAGGTCCTGCTCGAAGAAACCGAAGGCAAGATCGCAGAAGCGATTCGGATCACCCGTGACATGCTGAACTCGAGCCGCAAGCCCACGGTGGAGAGTTACTCGGCGCAGGAAAAAAATAACCGGTCGATATTTCTCGAAAAACTCGGGGCGCTCTATCGTGATAGTGGAGACCACAAAGCCGCCGAGGAAGCTTACTCACAGTTGCGCGACTTGGGCGGAGATCACGCCGAGCGTGGACAGGTGCGGCTGATTGAGACCTTTCAGGAAGCGCACCAAACAGACCGCGCGCTGGAAGCTTCCGCCGAAGCGTTGCGCAAGAATCCAGAGAGCCGCGAATTGATTATGACGCGGGCGGGTCTGCTGGCCTCATCCGGCAAGGTGGATGAAGGCGTCGCGCTGCTGCGGGCCTTGTTGAAAAATGAGCCGCAGGACCGCGAAGTGTGGCTGGCTATCAGCCAGACCTATCTGCGCGCCAATCAATATGACTCGTCCATCAAGGCCACGGAGGAAGCGGAAAAGCTTTCTGATTCCGACGACGAAAAATCCTACATCTATTTCCACTACGGTTCGATCTGGGAGCGCCAGAAGAAGTTTGACAACGCGGAGCGCGATTTCCGGCGCTCGCTGGAGCTGAATCCCGATAGCGCGATGACGCTGAATTATCTGGGCTACATGTTCGCCGATCAGGGTGTGCATCTGGATGAGGCCGTGGAGATGATCAAGAAGGCCCTCGAATCCGAGCCGGAGAACGGTGCGTACCTGGACAGCCTGGGCTGGGCCTATTACCGCATGGGCCAATACGATCTGGCCGAGAAATATTTGAAGCGTGCGGCGGGCAAGATATCTTCCGACGCAACCATCCGCGATCATCTTGGAGATGTTTATTTGAAGATGGGACGCAAGGCGGAAGCCATCGCCGAGTGGACTGCCGCTCTGAACGAATGGAAAAAGCTGCCGCCCAGCGAAATCAGCGCGGATGAATTTTCCGGGTTGGAACGCAAGCTGCGTGAAGCGGGAGCGCCGGCGAAATAGCCATGGGGCGCGCCCGCTGTTCCCATGTGCGGGCTGAGCTGCCTGACTCGCGCGATTCGATTCCTCCATATTCCAATGCAAGTTTGTTTTCTGCCGTGAAGGCAGCTGAGCGCGCATTTTGCTGGGGAGCTGTGCAGGCCAATGAAATCGGCAACCATCAAGGCATACGCCAAGATCAATCTTGGACTGCGGATCATAGGGCGACGCGATGATGGATATCACGAACTGCGTACGGTGTACCAGAGCGTCTCGCTGGCCGACTCCGTGGCGATGAATATTATTCCCAGCCGCACGCGCGCGCGCGTATCGCTGGAATGCGCGGGTCTCCCCGCGCCAGCGGGTCGGGATAATCTCGCTGTTCGCGCCGCCGAGTTATTGTGCGATGAACTCGGACTCAAGCTGCGGATTCGCATTCATCTGACGAAAACAATTCCCACCGGTGGCGGACTGGGCGGCGGCAGCAGCGATGCGGCAGCGGTTATTCGAGCCATCAACTTGCTGACGGGCCAGCGGATGAAGTGGGCCACGCAGCTTCATGTAGCCGCGCAACTAGGCTCCGATGTTCCCTATTTTCTGATCGGAGGCCGCGCGTTGGGAGTGGGTCGTGGTGAAGAAGTTTATGCGCTTGCCGACGGCCCGCCGCGGTATTGCGTGATCGCGCTTCCGGACGAGAGCATGAGCACCGCGGAAGCATATCAACTGCTCAGCGCAAAACCGCTGCACGGCCAATCCGTCCCGCTCGGAACTCCGCGCAAAAAGTTGACACGCCCCGCGATGCACCCTACCATAGAATCATTCTGCGCCGCGCTCTGCGCCGAGACCACGGACTCATCGGCAACAGGTGGCGGGTATGCGCCGAATGA contains:
- the purH gene encoding bifunctional phosphoribosylaminoimidazolecarboxamide formyltransferase/IMP cyclohydrolase yields the protein MSKIGRALISVSDKTGIVEFGVGLHKLGVEIISTGGTAKMLRDAGISVKDVSEITGMPEMLDGRVKTLHPAVHGGILGRRSEAAHVETLAKMKIDWIDMVVVNLYPFEAVAAKGTASFEELIENIDIGGPTMIRSAAKNFHDVAVVTDAEDYAALLTEMQGAGGALSLATKWRLAQKAFARTGKYDSAITNVISLLDSAGKCSAETEKFPNDMTLRFEKLATLRYGENPHQSAAVYATAGNLKSGLARARQLQGKELSFNNLVDLEAAWNLVQEFSGPAAAVIKHTNPCGCAMQATQVEAYLKAYEADPISAYGGVLGFNRPLDGATAEEVAKLFVEAIVAPGFTPEALQRLGSKKNLRLVEVDTTASLAGELHLEQISGGVLVQDKDRHVLKASDLKCVTKAQPSPEQIESMLFAWNVCKHVKSNAIVYVRGTQLLSTGAGQMSRVDSVKFGAAKAQLPLAGCVLASDAFFPFTDGIEEGAKAGAVAFIQPGGSIRDEDAIAACDKLGATMVFTGVRHFRH
- a CDS encoding acyl-protein synthetase → MAINLPLKEMTLEEKLAVMELLWADIAPADFESPSWHQDILDERRQRIAAGKAQFADWETAKAEIRKRLP
- a CDS encoding YaeQ family protein, translated to MALTATIYNFDIELADTDRAVYESLALRVAQHPSESDEYLVARLLAYLLEYTEGIEFSRGVSDPDEPTIAVRDLTGRIKTWIEIGTPDAARLHKASKAADRVAVYTHKDPTVFLKQLTGEKIFRAEALELYALDRAMVSAFVARLQRRVAFSLSVTDHELYLSFSAENLKGGAKNLTGAVVRLAQGE
- a CDS encoding tetratricopeptide repeat protein, which translates into the protein MCLRYTEGSTSKRSTGQMDEVVWRNLSLCRSKKDSPMPLASRWLFRSRFARTNKALTFLLAQSLALPIVLEILPAPVSFVSIASAQQSGTASPEGGTDKSKAYYHYSLGHLYYERGMMGNRQDLLNQAIDEYEEALKFDPTSSYLSMELADLYASTGRWRSALQQIEDTVEKNPADTAARGLLGRLYVRLLSNPRTPAPPEIKDRAIQSFEQITAANPSDVDSHLVLAQIYRANNNSAKAEETLKKILALNSDSSDANRQLALLYFDIGDYRSTIDLLIKLTADDDDPELLRTLAVSYEQVRDYPAAAQVYARALQSDPDNPAFRKGLAESLLFSRQYDQALEQFQGLAEEDPRDPEAHVRLSQVYRAQGKYAEARASLVKAAELAPDNLEIRYNQVLLEETEGKIAEAIRITRDMLNSSRKPTVESYSAQEKNNRSIFLEKLGALYRDSGDHKAAEEAYSQLRDLGGDHAERGQVRLIETFQEAHQTDRALEASAEALRKNPESRELIMTRAGLLASSGKVDEGVALLRALLKNEPQDREVWLAISQTYLRANQYDSSIKATEEAEKLSDSDDEKSYIYFHYGSIWERQKKFDNAERDFRRSLELNPDSAMTLNYLGYMFADQGVHLDEAVEMIKKALESEPENGAYLDSLGWAYYRMGQYDLAEKYLKRAAGKISSDATIRDHLGDVYLKMGRKAEAIAEWTAALNEWKKLPPSEISADEFSGLERKLREAGAPAK
- the ispE gene encoding 4-(cytidine 5'-diphospho)-2-C-methyl-D-erythritol kinase; protein product: MKSATIKAYAKINLGLRIIGRRDDGYHELRTVYQSVSLADSVAMNIIPSRTRARVSLECAGLPAPAGRDNLAVRAAELLCDELGLKLRIRIHLTKTIPTGGGLGGGSSDAAAVIRAINLLTGQRMKWATQLHVAAQLGSDVPYFLIGGRALGVGRGEEVYALADGPPRYCVIALPDESMSTAEAYQLLSAKPLHGQSVPLGTPRKKLTRPAMHPTIESFCAALCAETTDSSATGGGYAPNDFEPLLFSRFPKLAQAKRSLLRAGAEWAALTGSGSAVYGLFKEMEQARQAGRQLEKSGMRLYLSRTVGRQRYNRAVQAD